In Nicotiana tabacum cultivar K326 chromosome 19, ASM71507v2, whole genome shotgun sequence, one DNA window encodes the following:
- the LOC107769242 gene encoding transcription factor HHO6-like — translation MGSIPPELSLDCRPTFIPTSITDFLKQLSSIRNVPDKLAQINDYISRLEDEMRKIDAFKRELPLSVLLVKDAIVALRAESVQCRKSRTEPVLEEFIPLKKSSNEDNKAEVTKDKDSSREKMSWMSSVQLWNSVQTTDEANNKQRSKLELKIRSPEEGNSSVTEDRFQSCKTLNMGKAFSPFKGYSGFSVTTVKKDDKDELPGVPGLSLHTPGIIKLREETSGLNSKHNGSRGGLSSVASSQSNIRNGSLSQQQAARKQRRRWSPELHRRFVDALQQLGGSQVATPKQIRELMQVDGLTNDEVKSHLQKYRLHTRRIPNTQTQPANQSGVALWMSQDQYGGSSKMSSSQSGSPQGPLHLSGSSRGTSTTVGDSMEEEDDVKSESQSWKNHAHMSGKIDV, via the exons ATGGGTTCGATTCCACCTGAATTAAGCTTAGATTGCAGACCTACTTTCATTCCCACATCCATTACTGATTTTCTTAAACAACTCTCTTCGATCCGTAACGTACCTGATAAACTCGCCCAGATTAATGATTATATCTCCAGACTTGAAGATGAAATGAGGAAAATCGATGCCTTTAAACGCGAGCTTCCCCTTTCCGTCCTTCTTGTTAAAGAtg CTATTGTGGCTTTGAGAGCAGAATCAGTGCAGTGTAGAAAATCAAGAACAGAACCAGTATTGGAAGAATTCATCCCATTGAAGAAGAGTTCCAATGAAGATAATAAAGCTGAAGTCACAAAAGATAAGGACAGTAGTAGAGAAAAGATGAGTTGGATGAGTTCTGTGCAGCTCTGGAACAGTGTCCAAACTACTGATGAAGCCAATAATAAACAACGGTCTAAATTAGAGTTGAAAATT AGATCCCCTGAAGAAGGAAATAGCTCGGTAACTGAGGATCGATTCCAATCTTGTAAAACCTTGAATATGGGAAAGGCATTTTCACCTTTCAAGGGGTATTCTGGTTTCTCAGTGACGACTGTTAAGAAAGACGATAAAGATGAACTACCAGGAGTACCAGGATTATCACTTCATACTCCTGGAATTATAAAGCTGAGGGAGGAGACTAGTGGTTTGAATTCAAAACACAATGGTAGCAGAGGTGGTTTATCTAGTGTAGCAAGTAGTCAATCAAATATAAGGAATGGGTCACTGTCTCAGCAGCAGGCGGCTAGAAAGCAGAGAAGACGCTGGTCACCAGAGTTACATAGGCGATTCGTCGACGCACTGCAACAACTTGGGGGTTCACAAG TTGCAACTCCTAAGCAGATTAGAGAGCTCATGCAAGTGGATGGTCTAACCAATGATGAAGTAAAGAGTCATTTGCAA aaatatcGGCTTCATACAAGAAGAATTCCGAATACACAGACCCAACCAGCAAATCAGTCCGGTGTAGCATTATGGATGTCCCAAGACCAATATGGGGGATCCTCAAAGATGAGCAGTTCCCAGTCTGGTTCCCCTCAGGGTCCTCTTCACTTGAGTGGGAGTTCCCGAGGTACTTCCACGACTGTGGGTGATAGcatggaagaagaagatgatgtaAAATCTGAGAGTCAAAGCTGGAAAAATCATGCTCACATGTCTGGAAAGATCGATGTATAG